Proteins co-encoded in one Halococcoides cellulosivorans genomic window:
- a CDS encoding rhomboid family intramembrane serine protease: MFESVSLPVHQIGFVVSATVVATIAWRLVDLPEAVGSRLRGRFLVGVPWGTVLTVALVGTVYLTAQGGLDHWGDPLVIPYRAWSYQYPLGILASGLSHASSGHLLGNLIATLTFAPIAEFAWGHFPPGRGRSAFGRWRDRPTVRIAAVPVVALIGAVLTAAFAWGPVIGFSGVVFAFAGVAVLRHPLATLVAIVLGTGVRLAYTALVEPIAFATPAVTSSTPWWAGVAVQGHLFGFGLGVLAGLVLAWRRDWTLSAAWIWAGTLGFALEQSLWAVFWAGDGGYYLFRAAGAVGILALATVVTAAATGRGAIFDDPIGRALDGTPLDRLDWGIPTRGTAITVLVGVLAVTGAVAVTVNLQTVDDPGPDRAVEIADYRVGYDEDRETRQVSVFDGVVPNESLSWNFEASGVIVTSQERSIWTVAVPTGRLERSNNANVVIGGPDWRRTIDVRRRGWAVPDNGTVYAVDLHPDGGERHRVYESTATTANLSVAAREVTIEPTGGRFALVVDGPNGSSRGRVPWPGERTTVGGLTIHHTDGALYASHAETRVRIASRIGATLDTDDHVVTLGVDQSVHAIR; encoded by the coding sequence GTGTTCGAGTCGGTCTCGCTCCCGGTCCACCAGATCGGGTTCGTCGTGTCAGCGACTGTCGTCGCTACAATCGCCTGGCGACTGGTCGACCTGCCCGAGGCGGTCGGGAGTCGACTTCGCGGTCGGTTCCTCGTCGGCGTGCCGTGGGGCACCGTCCTGACGGTCGCCCTCGTCGGGACGGTCTACCTGACCGCTCAGGGTGGCCTGGATCACTGGGGCGACCCGCTGGTCATCCCCTATCGCGCCTGGTCGTATCAGTACCCGCTCGGGATCCTCGCGAGCGGCCTCTCACACGCCTCCTCGGGACACCTTCTCGGGAACCTGATCGCGACGCTCACGTTCGCCCCGATCGCCGAGTTCGCGTGGGGCCACTTCCCACCAGGGCGGGGTCGATCGGCGTTCGGTCGCTGGCGCGACCGGCCGACCGTCCGGATCGCGGCCGTACCGGTCGTGGCCCTGATCGGGGCCGTGTTGACTGCGGCGTTCGCCTGGGGGCCCGTGATCGGGTTCTCGGGCGTCGTGTTCGCGTTCGCCGGCGTCGCCGTGCTCCGCCATCCACTCGCGACGCTCGTCGCGATCGTTCTCGGTACCGGCGTCAGACTGGCGTACACCGCGCTCGTCGAACCGATCGCCTTCGCCACGCCCGCTGTGACCTCCTCGACACCGTGGTGGGCCGGCGTCGCCGTCCAGGGCCACCTGTTCGGGTTCGGGCTCGGCGTCCTGGCGGGGCTGGTACTCGCCTGGCGGCGGGACTGGACGCTCTCGGCGGCGTGGATCTGGGCGGGAACGCTCGGGTTCGCCCTGGAGCAGAGCCTCTGGGCGGTCTTCTGGGCCGGCGATGGCGGCTACTACCTGTTTCGGGCCGCCGGTGCGGTCGGGATCCTCGCGCTCGCGACGGTCGTCACCGCCGCGGCGACCGGACGGGGTGCGATCTTCGACGACCCGATCGGGCGCGCACTCGACGGCACGCCACTCGATCGTCTCGACTGGGGGATTCCGACGCGTGGGACGGCGATCACCGTGCTCGTGGGCGTGCTCGCGGTCACCGGCGCCGTCGCCGTCACGGTCAACCTCCAGACCGTCGACGATCCCGGCCCCGATCGAGCCGTCGAGATCGCGGACTACCGGGTCGGCTACGACGAGGACCGCGAAACACGGCAGGTCTCGGTGTTCGACGGGGTCGTCCCCAACGAGTCGCTCTCCTGGAACTTCGAGGCCAGCGGGGTGATCGTCACCAGCCAGGAGCGGTCGATCTGGACGGTCGCCGTCCCGACCGGTCGGCTGGAGCGGTCGAACAATGCGAACGTCGTGATCGGCGGCCCGGACTGGCGACGGACGATCGACGTCCGCCGTCGCGGGTGGGCCGTCCCGGACAACGGAACTGTGTACGCCGTCGACCTGCACCCCGACGGTGGAGAACGCCACCGGGTCTACGAATCCACCGCGACGACGGCGAATCTGAGCGTCGCCGCCCGCGAGGTCACGATCGAACCCACCGGCGGTCGGTTCGCGCTCGTCGTCGACGGCCCGAACGGCAGTTCGCGGGGCCGCGTGCCCTGGCCCGGCGAACGGACGACCGTGGGCGGACTCACGATCCACCACACCGACGGCGCCCTGTACGCCAGTCACGCGGAAACGCGGGTGCGCATCGCCAGCCGAATCGGGGCCACGCTCGACACCGACGACCACGTCGTGACGCTGGGCGTCGATCAGTCAGTCCACGCGATACGATAG
- the dph2 gene encoding diphthamide biosynthesis enzyme Dph2 — protein MTPESSDRSSGDLARSGTALKHDREWDYELDRIVNAAREREADAVGLQFPEGLKRRAPDVASALRDRLSETRIVLSGEPCYGACDLDLHLMRNADILVHFGHSPMKEQKNVLYVPLYSNVDPSPIVDRAIEELLDPPREDPDCGLVTTAQHLNHLEEIREQLEAAGYEVHTRKGDDRLTHEGQVLGCNYESANMDVEQILYVGGGKFHPLGLALDHPEKRVVIADPVNNALNVADTERFIKQRYGAIHRAMDAETWGVIVSTKVGQRRPEIATDIVESNPMAVEITMDEIDPGRLRNFGLDAYVNTACPRVATDDGAEFNVPVLTPPEYEIAVGNRDLEDLEFDSFHGTW, from the coding sequence ATGACCCCCGAATCGTCCGACCGGTCGTCGGGCGACCTCGCACGCTCCGGGACGGCGCTGAAACACGATCGAGAGTGGGATTACGAACTCGATCGGATCGTCAACGCCGCCCGAGAACGCGAGGCCGACGCCGTCGGCTTGCAGTTTCCCGAAGGATTGAAACGCCGTGCGCCGGACGTCGCCAGCGCGCTCCGCGATCGGCTCTCGGAGACACGCATCGTCCTCTCCGGCGAGCCCTGTTATGGGGCCTGTGACCTGGATCTGCACCTGATGCGCAACGCGGACATCCTGGTGCACTTCGGGCATAGCCCGATGAAAGAGCAGAAAAACGTGCTCTACGTTCCGCTGTACTCGAATGTCGACCCCTCGCCCATCGTCGATCGCGCGATCGAGGAACTGCTCGATCCGCCGCGTGAGGACCCCGACTGTGGCCTGGTGACGACCGCTCAGCACCTCAATCACCTGGAGGAGATCCGCGAGCAACTCGAAGCGGCCGGCTACGAGGTCCACACCCGCAAGGGCGACGATCGACTCACCCACGAGGGTCAGGTGCTCGGCTGTAACTACGAGAGCGCGAACATGGACGTCGAGCAGATCCTTTATGTCGGTGGCGGGAAGTTCCACCCGCTCGGCCTCGCCCTCGATCACCCCGAGAAGCGCGTCGTCATCGCTGATCCCGTGAACAACGCGCTCAACGTCGCTGACACCGAACGCTTCATCAAACAGCGCTACGGTGCGATCCACCGCGCGATGGACGCCGAGACCTGGGGCGTGATCGTCTCGACGAAAGTCGGCCAGCGCCGTCCGGAGATCGCGACCGACATCGTCGAATCGAATCCGATGGCCGTCGAGATCACGATGGACGAGATCGATCCCGGCCGTCTGCGAAACTTCGGGCTCGACGCGTACGTCAACACCGCTTGCCCGCGGGTCGCGACCGACGACGGCGCGGAGTTCAACGTGCCCGTGCTCACCCCGCCGGAGTACGAGATCGCCGTCGGCAATCGCGATCTCGAAGACCTCGAATTCGATTCGTTCCACGGCACCTGGTAG
- the pdxT gene encoding pyridoxal 5'-phosphate synthase glutaminase subunit PdxT: protein MSLTAGVIAVQGDVSEHAAAIEAVAASQGRAVEVHEIRTGGIVPECDWLAIPGGESTTISRLLAREGIDDEIRAHVAAGRPVLATCAGLIVLAHCADDRVDDLGLIDATVVRNAFGRQRDSFEAPLDVDGLSDSFHAVFIRAPVIESVGSAEVVARHDGRPVAVRDGPIVGTAFHPELTDDDRIHRLVFGDQ, encoded by the coding sequence ATGTCGCTGACAGCGGGCGTGATCGCCGTTCAGGGCGATGTGAGCGAGCACGCCGCCGCGATCGAGGCCGTCGCCGCGAGTCAGGGCCGCGCGGTCGAGGTACACGAGATTCGCACCGGCGGGATCGTCCCGGAGTGTGACTGGCTGGCGATCCCTGGCGGCGAGTCGACGACGATCTCACGATTGCTCGCCCGCGAGGGTATCGACGACGAGATCCGCGCCCACGTCGCGGCCGGTCGACCGGTGCTCGCGACCTGTGCGGGGCTGATCGTGCTCGCACACTGCGCGGACGACCGGGTGGACGATCTGGGCCTGATCGACGCGACGGTCGTGCGGAACGCCTTCGGCCGACAGCGCGACAGTTTCGAGGCCCCGCTCGACGTCGACGGCCTCTCTGATTCGTTTCACGCCGTGTTCATCCGCGCGCCCGTGATCGAATCGGTCGGTTCTGCGGAGGTCGTCGCCCGCCACGACGGCCGCCCGGTCGCCGTGCGGGACGGTCCGATCGTCGGGACTGCGTTCCACCCCGAGTTGACTGACGACGACCGGATTCATCGGCTGGTCTTTGGCGATCAATAG
- a CDS encoding PrsW family intramembrane metalloprotease has translation MSERDPIQRMADGRRDLQGIATWEPRSIVDRVIVALYRGGLAAGRAVVVALALAILLGQVFLAGLGGTLAQPVVGVFVALSVVPTLALAWYVHHLDVTTPEPLGLLVATVVLGGLFAGFAGVVNSVVEGLFVAPLPDLLAPIAMGLMFVLVVGPVEEGVKLLAIRVFAYRSDRFDAVVDGAVYGAAAGLGFATIENAIYIAGETGVDSPLALIGSGGSIAFVRALAGPGHVIYAAFAGYYLGLAKFNPDRAGPIVLKGLLIAALIHAGYNVLVSIVPTLYSLVSGTPPLLAYAGFVLVYDGIFVALLYRKLQAYRRAYDEAAGSAVESSAA, from the coding sequence GTGTCCGAGCGCGATCCGATCCAGCGGATGGCCGACGGGCGGCGAGACCTGCAGGGCATCGCGACCTGGGAGCCCCGGTCGATCGTCGATCGCGTCATCGTCGCGCTCTATCGTGGCGGGCTCGCGGCCGGCCGAGCGGTGGTCGTCGCGCTCGCGCTCGCGATCTTGCTGGGCCAGGTGTTTCTCGCCGGCCTCGGCGGGACACTCGCCCAGCCAGTCGTCGGCGTGTTCGTCGCGCTCTCGGTGGTGCCCACGCTCGCGCTCGCGTGGTACGTCCACCATCTCGACGTGACCACGCCCGAACCGCTCGGCCTGCTGGTCGCGACCGTCGTGCTCGGAGGCCTGTTCGCGGGCTTTGCGGGTGTCGTCAACTCGGTGGTCGAGGGCCTCTTCGTCGCCCCGTTGCCGGACCTGCTCGCGCCGATCGCCATGGGACTCATGTTCGTGCTCGTGGTCGGACCCGTCGAGGAGGGCGTGAAACTCCTCGCCATCCGCGTGTTCGCCTATCGGTCCGATCGGTTCGACGCCGTCGTCGACGGCGCAGTGTACGGTGCCGCCGCCGGCCTGGGATTCGCGACCATCGAGAACGCCATCTACATCGCCGGCGAGACCGGCGTCGACTCACCACTCGCGCTGATCGGATCGGGCGGGTCGATCGCGTTCGTCCGCGCGCTCGCCGGTCCGGGCCACGTCATCTACGCGGCGTTCGCGGGCTACTACCTCGGATTGGCGAAGTTCAACCCCGATCGTGCGGGCCCGATCGTCCTCAAGGGCCTCCTCATCGCCGCGCTGATCCACGCGGGCTACAACGTCCTCGTCTCGATCGTCCCGACGCTGTACAGCCTCGTCAGCGGAACGCCACCACTCCTCGCGTACGCGGGGTTCGTCCTGGTGTACGACGGGATCTTCGTCGCCCTTCTCTATCGCAAACTCCAGGCCTATCGGCGGGCCTACGATGAGGCCGCCGGATCGGCCGTCGAGTCGAGTGCCGCCTGA
- a CDS encoding METTL5 family protein, producing MSDRRRLARRLSACEPFDEPRVDLEQYPTPAEIAAELVHTAALQGDLAGRTVVDLGTGTGVLALGAATRGPDRVIGVDRDRAALSIARENATRVDPESPVHWVQGDARRPGLRGPATVLSNPPFGAQAGAEHADREFLATAASIATVSYSIHNAGSESFVHSFVDDHGGRVTHAWETAFPIDRQFAFHEADRHEIDVEIYRIAWTD from the coding sequence ATGAGCGACCGGCGGCGTCTCGCCCGACGATTGAGCGCGTGTGAGCCGTTCGACGAGCCACGCGTCGATCTCGAACAGTACCCGACGCCGGCGGAGATCGCGGCAGAACTCGTCCACACCGCGGCGCTCCAGGGCGATCTCGCCGGTCGGACGGTGGTCGACCTGGGGACCGGGACGGGCGTGCTCGCCCTCGGCGCGGCGACGCGCGGGCCCGATCGCGTGATCGGCGTCGATCGCGATCGGGCGGCCCTCTCGATCGCCCGCGAGAACGCGACCCGCGTCGATCCCGAATCACCGGTCCACTGGGTCCAGGGTGACGCGCGCCGCCCGGGACTGCGCGGGCCGGCGACGGTGCTCTCGAACCCACCGTTCGGTGCGCAAGCGGGCGCCGAACACGCCGATCGGGAGTTTCTGGCGACTGCAGCGTCCATCGCGACCGTCTCGTATTCGATCCACAACGCGGGCAGCGAGTCGTTCGTCCACTCCTTTGTCGACGATCACGGCGGTCGGGTGACGCACGCCTGGGAGACGGCGTTCCCGATCGATCGGCAGTTCGCATTTCACGAGGCCGATCGCCACGAGATCGACGTGGAGATCTATCGTATCGCGTGGACTGACTGA
- the pheA gene encoding prephenate dehydratase gives MDALTLGPEGTYSHRAASAVADSVSFAESMTAIVDAVASGRHTRGVVPIENSIEGSVTESLDALAAGQVAVLEEVIVPIRHALIAQSEAFESVESHSQALGQSREYLDRHYPDVDRDPVASTARSVERAREDASIAAIAHPDNATDALQVLDTDIQDRDSNVTRFFVIGPSDDRRDAGSKSTFVVDPGVDHPGLLLELLEPFADRDINLTRLESRPSGRELGDYVFHVDVEAGLNEDRTRDALAEIEALASDGWVRHLGSYDTRRLDE, from the coding sequence ATGGACGCACTCACGCTCGGCCCCGAGGGCACGTACTCTCACCGGGCCGCGTCGGCGGTCGCGGACTCCGTCTCTTTCGCTGAGTCGATGACGGCGATCGTCGACGCCGTCGCGAGCGGCCGGCACACACGTGGCGTCGTCCCGATCGAGAACAGCATCGAGGGCTCGGTCACCGAGTCGCTGGACGCGCTCGCCGCGGGTCAGGTCGCCGTCCTCGAAGAGGTCATCGTCCCGATTCGCCATGCACTCATCGCCCAAAGCGAGGCCTTCGAGAGCGTCGAGAGCCACTCCCAGGCGCTCGGGCAGTCCCGGGAGTATCTCGATCGCCACTATCCCGACGTGGACCGCGACCCCGTCGCGAGCACCGCCCGGAGCGTCGAGCGCGCCCGCGAGGACGCCTCGATCGCTGCGATCGCCCACCCCGACAACGCGACCGACGCGTTGCAGGTCCTCGACACCGACATCCAGGATCGCGACTCGAACGTCACGCGGTTTTTCGTCATCGGGCCGTCCGACGATCGCCGTGACGCGGGATCGAAGAGCACGTTCGTCGTCGATCCGGGCGTCGACCATCCGGGACTCCTCCTCGAACTGCTCGAACCGTTTGCGGATCGTGACATCAACCTGACGCGGCTCGAATCCCGACCGAGCGGGCGCGAACTCGGGGATTACGTCTTCCACGTCGACGTCGAGGCCGGACTGAACGAGGACCGCACGCGGGACGCGCTGGCCGAAATCGAGGCGCTCGCGAGCGATGGATGGGTGCGCCACCTGGGCTCGTACGACACCCGTCGGCTCGACGAGTAG
- a CDS encoding SHOCT domain-containing protein, which translates to MTDALDRARENVVEVVPFLVTAVWLVALLTGQEWWLPAMLVGYIVVVPTTAILFGDEEEVDEQVDGEVSSPQASSEADDPLDTAKRRYASGEIGEREFERIVEQLLDTEEYDRADRVGAEEIDRQLEYERT; encoded by the coding sequence ATGACCGACGCGCTCGACCGGGCCCGCGAGAACGTGGTCGAAGTCGTCCCGTTTCTCGTCACAGCCGTCTGGCTGGTGGCGCTCTTGACGGGACAGGAGTGGTGGCTCCCCGCGATGCTCGTCGGATACATCGTCGTCGTTCCCACGACTGCGATACTGTTCGGGGACGAAGAGGAGGTCGACGAACAGGTCGACGGAGAGGTGTCCAGCCCCCAGGCGTCTTCGGAGGCGGACGACCCACTCGACACGGCGAAACGACGATACGCCAGCGGCGAGATCGGTGAACGAGAGTTCGAACGGATCGTCGAGCAGTTGCTCGACACCGAGGAGTACGACCGGGCGGATCGCGTCGGGGCCGAAGAGATCGACCGGCAACTCGAATACGAGCGCACGTAA
- a CDS encoding DEAD/DEAH box helicase — protein sequence MSKQVLDVDTLFCHEEGRDYRIAALRDGERLFGGKLEVKSTDAGPRPARMRVRRGSDEDLRSPDQFVDLARRADRIRISEQTSARGRRELAALFDGYQLDATVVRTCRYCADAGQYSPITDDTAIEADGEQICPQCAREELDREVAYSGSITSRAKNRLEDLLLEVQDLDRIKGLLSGTLDPDLTKVDEIAATIDQVDPVRVADLDLHPELSDALQDRFETLLPVQSLAVEHGLLDGADQLIVSATATGKTLVGEIAGIDRVLRGEGTMLFLVPLVALANQTYRDFQEDYPDLNVSLRVGSSRIADAADGRFDPGADVIVGTYEGIDHALRTGRDLGSIGTVVIDEVHTLGELERGHRLDGLIARLKYVTSDAQWIYLSATVGNPGELAEHLDATAIEFEERPVPIERHVTFADAYEKVDVTNKLVERAFDSKSSLGYRGQTIVFTNSRRRCHEISRRLQYASAPYHAGLDNRRRERVENQFAEQELAAVVTTAALAAGVDFPASQVIFDSLAMGIEWLSVQEFHQMLGRAGRPDYHDRGRVYLLVEPDGVVHGGQERTEDEVAFQILSGEMDAVTTPYDGPAAIEETLANLAVAGADAKQLNEALLGEIPTKHAIGKLLDYDFIDGLEVTPIGRVVTEHFLTPEEAFLMLDGARKGKPPDAIVADIELREDDL from the coding sequence GTGTCGAAACAGGTCCTCGACGTGGACACGCTGTTCTGTCACGAAGAGGGCCGGGACTATCGTATCGCAGCCCTTCGCGACGGCGAGCGCCTCTTCGGCGGGAAACTCGAAGTCAAGTCGACCGACGCGGGCCCTCGCCCCGCGCGAATGCGCGTCCGGCGAGGCAGCGACGAGGATCTCCGCTCGCCGGACCAGTTCGTCGACCTGGCGCGTCGGGCCGACCGGATCCGCATCTCCGAGCAGACCTCCGCCCGCGGGCGGCGCGAACTCGCCGCGCTGTTCGACGGCTACCAACTCGACGCGACGGTCGTCCGGACCTGTCGATACTGCGCCGACGCCGGTCAGTATTCTCCGATCACCGACGACACCGCGATCGAAGCCGACGGCGAGCAGATCTGTCCCCAGTGTGCACGCGAGGAACTCGACCGCGAGGTCGCGTACTCGGGATCGATCACGAGTCGAGCCAAGAACCGCCTCGAAGACCTCCTCCTGGAGGTCCAGGACCTCGATCGGATCAAGGGCCTGCTCTCGGGGACGCTCGATCCCGATCTCACGAAAGTCGACGAGATCGCGGCGACGATCGACCAGGTCGATCCCGTCCGCGTCGCTGATCTCGATCTCCATCCCGAGTTGAGCGACGCGCTGCAAGATCGCTTCGAGACGCTGCTGCCGGTCCAGAGCCTCGCCGTCGAGCATGGCCTCCTCGACGGCGCGGACCAGTTGATCGTCAGCGCGACCGCGACCGGAAAGACCCTCGTGGGCGAGATCGCCGGCATCGATCGCGTCCTCCGCGGCGAGGGCACGATGCTCTTTCTCGTCCCGCTGGTCGCACTCGCGAATCAGACCTACCGGGACTTCCAGGAGGACTATCCCGACCTCAACGTGAGCCTCCGGGTCGGGTCGAGTCGGATTGCCGACGCCGCCGACGGCCGATTCGATCCCGGCGCCGACGTCATCGTCGGGACCTACGAAGGCATCGATCACGCACTCCGGACGGGCCGCGATCTGGGGTCGATCGGGACGGTCGTCATCGACGAGGTCCACACGCTGGGCGAACTGGAGCGAGGCCACCGCCTGGACGGACTGATCGCCCGACTGAAGTACGTCACGAGCGACGCGCAGTGGATCTACCTCTCCGCGACGGTCGGCAATCCCGGAGAGTTGGCCGAGCACCTCGACGCGACGGCGATCGAGTTCGAGGAACGGCCCGTCCCGATCGAACGCCACGTCACGTTCGCGGACGCCTACGAGAAAGTCGACGTGACGAACAAACTGGTCGAACGCGCGTTCGACAGCAAATCCTCGCTGGGCTATCGCGGCCAGACGATCGTGTTCACCAACTCCAGGCGGCGGTGTCACGAAATCTCACGCCGCCTCCAATACGCGTCGGCGCCGTATCACGCCGGCCTGGACAACCGTCGTCGCGAGCGCGTCGAGAACCAGTTCGCAGAGCAGGAACTGGCCGCCGTCGTCACGACCGCCGCGCTCGCCGCCGGGGTCGATTTCCCCGCCTCGCAGGTGATCTTCGACTCGCTGGCGATGGGCATCGAGTGGCTCTCCGTCCAGGAGTTCCACCAGATGCTCGGCCGGGCGGGCCGGCCGGATTACCACGACCGCGGGCGGGTGTACCTCCTCGTCGAACCCGACGGCGTCGTCCACGGCGGCCAGGAGCGCACCGAAGACGAAGTCGCCTTCCAGATCCTCTCCGGCGAGATGGACGCCGTGACGACGCCCTACGACGGGCCGGCCGCGATCGAAGAGACGCTCGCGAACCTCGCGGTCGCCGGGGCCGACGCCAAGCAGTTGAACGAGGCGCTGCTCGGGGAAATTCCGACCAAACACGCGATCGGCAAACTGCTCGACTACGACTTTATCGACGGGTTGGAGGTGACGCCGATCGGCCGTGTCGTCACCGAACACTTCCTCACCCCCGAGGAGGCCTTTCTCATGCTCGACGGCGCACGGAAGGGCAAACCGCCGGACGCGATCGTGGCCGACATCGAACTCCGCGAGGACGACCTGTAG
- a CDS encoding DUF7839 domain-containing protein has protein sequence MVEVLEDKRTATTLRVLVEIAERQPAVSQSEIADAVGVTNQAISEYIQDLIEDGYVTSEARSRYRITNEGVDWLYRTVREMQVFSEHVTDDLLGGPPEDAAIAAADLAAGETVTLRMVDGLPYADPDAEGAATGETTRAAAAGEAVGVTGFEGVIELDPGHVTVRQVPPVRVDESVDTDALATAATDADLVVAAGVEAVVALRSAEIEPAVYVAGGAVAAAAAERGLDVLVVATRDAVGRVTDPLRDRAVSYDVA, from the coding sequence ATGGTCGAGGTGCTGGAGGACAAGCGCACTGCGACGACGTTGCGCGTCCTGGTCGAAATCGCGGAGCGCCAGCCAGCGGTCTCACAGAGTGAGATCGCAGACGCCGTCGGCGTCACCAACCAGGCCATCAGCGAGTACATCCAGGACCTCATCGAGGACGGCTACGTCACGAGCGAGGCCCGGTCGCGCTACCGGATCACCAACGAGGGTGTCGATTGGCTCTACCGGACGGTCCGGGAGATGCAGGTGTTCAGCGAGCACGTCACCGACGACCTGCTCGGCGGACCCCCCGAGGACGCGGCGATCGCCGCCGCCGACCTCGCGGCGGGCGAGACGGTCACGCTCCGGATGGTCGACGGGTTGCCATACGCCGATCCCGACGCCGAGGGCGCGGCGACCGGCGAGACGACCAGGGCGGCGGCCGCGGGCGAGGCCGTCGGCGTCACGGGCTTCGAGGGCGTGATCGAACTCGATCCCGGACACGTCACCGTCCGGCAGGTCCCGCCCGTGCGTGTCGACGAATCGGTCGATACCGACGCGCTCGCGACGGCGGCCACCGACGCGGATCTCGTCGTCGCGGCAGGCGTCGAGGCCGTCGTCGCACTCCGATCTGCCGAGATCGAACCGGCGGTGTACGTCGCCGGCGGTGCGGTCGCCGCCGCGGCCGCCGAACGCGGCCTGGACGTCCTCGTCGTCGCGACCCGTGACGCCGTGGGGCGCGTGACTGATCCGCTGCGCGACCGGGCGGTCAGCTACGACGTTGCGTAG